The Phaeacidiphilus oryzae TH49 region CGCGGAACGGCGGGAAGGCCGCGCTGTCCACGGTGTCCGAGCACTACAACCCGCTGGTCACCTCGCTGGCCACGATGCGGAAGCCGGTGGTGGCCGCGGTCAACGGGGTCGCGGCGGGCGCGGGCGCGGCGCTGGCCTGGGCCTGCGACTTCCGGCTGGTCGCCGAGACGGCCGGGTTCAACACCTCGTTCGCCGGGGTCGCGCTGACCGCCGACTCGGGGGCGTCCTGGACGCTGCCGCGGCTGGTCGGGCATGCGCGGGCGACCGAGCTGCTGATGTTCCCGCGGACGGTGAAGGCGCCCGAGGCACTGGAACTGGGGCTGGCCACCCGGGTCCTGTCGGCGGCCGAACTCGCCGACCAGGCAAGGGAGTTCGCGGTGCGGCTGGCGGAGGGACCGACGGTGGCGTACGGGGCGATCAAGGAGTCGCTGGCGTACGGCGCCGGGCGGGGGCTGGTCGCCGCGCTGGAGAAGGAGGACGAGTTGCAGACGCTCGCGGGCGCGTCGGAGGATCACGCGATCGCGGTGGAGGCCTTCCTGAAGAAGGAGACCCCGCGCTTTCTGGGGCGGTAGGGCGGCAGGGCGGTAAGGCGGCAGGCGGGGCGGCCGGGTCAGCGAGCCCGCGGGCCGGTACGGCTCAGCGCGCGTGACAGTCCGCCAGGTGGTCGTTGACCAGGCCGCAGGCCTGCATCAGGGCGTACGCGGTGGTCGGTCCCACGAAGCGGAAGCCGTGCCGCTTGAGGGACTTGGCGAGGGCGGTGGACTCCGGGGTGGTGGCGGGGACGTCGGCCGGCGTCTTCGGCGCGGCGGGCGCGGGATCGGGGGCGAAGGACCAGATGAGGGCGTCCAGTTCACCCGCGCCGAGCTCGCGCGCGGCCCGCGCGTTGGCGATCGCGGCGGCGATCTTCGCGCGGTTGCGGATGATGCCGGGGTCGGCGAGAAGCCGCTCGGCGTCCGCCTCGGTGTACTCCGCGACCTCGGCGATGGCGAAGCCGTCGAACGCGCGGCGGAAGCCCTCGCGGCGGCGGAGGATGGTCAGCCAGGAGAGGCCGGACTGGAAGGCCTCCAGGCAGATCCGCTCGAACAGCGCGTCGTCGCCGTGGACCGGGACGCCCCACTCGCTGTCGTGGTACTCGCGGTAGTCGTCGGCGCTCAGCCCCCAGGGGCAGCGGAGCAGTCCGTCGGGGCCGGGAAGCGCGGCGGAGGCGGGGATCATCGATCGCTCTCGTCGGTGGGCTGGGACGCGGTGGGCTGGGACGCGGTGGGCTGGGGGCCGCTGGGCTGAGGACCGGCGGCCTGCGGGCCGGTGGAGGGCTCGGGGCCGGTGGGTCCGGCCGCCGGGGGCCCTGCGGCCGGGGCCCGGCCGCCGGCGCGGGCGGCTGGGGATGGACGGCGGTGGCGCCGTGGTGGCCGGCGCGGGAGCCGGCGAGGGCGATCTCCAGGGCGGCGATCCGCCCGTCCCGCTCCGCCAGCTCGGCGCCGAGCCGGTCCAGGACGGTGTCCACCTCGTCCATCCGGTAGCCGCGCAGCGCCATCGGCAGCCGCAGGCCCTCGACGTCCTGGCGGTTCATCGGGCGCTCGGCGGGCAGCCGCGCCGAGATCCGGTCCGGCGCGGCCTCCTCCAGGGAGCCGCCCGCGCCCAGCGCGACCAGCGCCGCGATGCCCAGCACCACGACCATCACGAGCAGGATCAGCCAGAACAACGGAGGACTCCTTCGTTTTGCCGCGAGCGCTGCGGGATCATGGTGCTCCGGGACCGTGCTGAACGGAGCCCGGACGCCCACCATGATGGACCAACCGGTCTCGTCCATGGTGGACGGTTCACCTGTGGAGGAGGAGAGAACCCTTGGCGCCGCTCAGGCTGGGACAGCGGGAGTTCGGTGACGACGAGCTCGTCATCATGGCCATCGTCAACCGGACGCCCGACTCGTTCTTCGACAAGGGGGCGACCTTCGACGACGAGCCGGCCTTCGCCGCGGCGGCGCGGGCGATCGAGGAGGGCGCCGCCATCCTGGACATCGGCGGGGTGAAGGCCGGCCCCGGCGAGGAGGTCACCGTCGAGGAGGAGCTGCGCCGGACGGTGCCGTTCGTGGCCGAGCTGCGGCGGCGCCACCCCGAGGTGGTGATCAGCGTCGACACCTGGCGGGCGGAGGTCGGGGACGCGGTCTGCGAGGTCGGGGCCGACCTGCTGAACGACGCCTGGGGCGGGGTGGATCCGGGGCTGGCCGAGGTCGCGGCGAAGCACCGGGTGGGGCTGGTCTGCACCCACGCGGGCGGGGCCGAGCCCCGGACGCGGCCGCACCGGGTCGAGTACGCGGACGTGATGGCCGACATCCTGCGGGTCACCCGGGGGCTCGCGGAGCGGGCGGTGGAGCTGGGGGTGCCGCGGGAGTCGGTGATCATCGATCCCGGCCATGACTTCGGTAAGAACACCCGCCACTCGCTGGAGGCGACCCGGCGGCTGCCGGAGATGGCGGACACCGGGTGGCCGGTGCTGGTCTCCCTGTCCAACAAGGACTTCGTCGGGGAGTCGATCGACCGGCCGGTGAACGAGCGGCTGCTGGGGACCCTGGCGACCACGGCGGTCTCGGCGTGGCTGGGAGCGCGGGTGTACCGGGTCCACCAGGTGCGGGAGACGCGGGAGACGCTGGACATGGTGGCCGCGATCGCGGGGACGCGGGAGCCGGCGGTGGCGCGGCGAGGGCTGGCGTAGCGGCGTCGCGTCGCGCGGTTCCCGCGCCACCTTGTTCCCGCGCCCCTGGTTCCCGCGGGGCTACTCCGGCCGGTGCGGCAGTGCCGTCGTGCCGTTCCGGTGTTCGCGGGCCTCGTGGAGGATCTCGACGGCCTCCTCCACGTCGTCGACGACGTGGACCAGGTCGGGGTCGGCGGGGGACGCCTTGCCCTGGCCGACCACCGTGCCGCGGAGCCACTCCAGCAGCCCGCCCCAGTACTCGCGGCCGAAGAGGACCACCGGGAAGCGGGTCACCTTGCGGGTCTGGACCAGGGTCAGGGCCTCGAAGAGCTCGTCGAGGGTGCCGAAGCCGCCGGGCAGGACCACGAAGCCCTGGGCGTACTTCACGAACATCGTCTTGCGGACGAAGAAGTAGCGGAAGTTCAGCCCCAGGTCGACGTAGCGGTTGAGGCCCTGCTCGAAGGGGAGCTCGATGCCGAGGCCGACCGAGGTGCCGCCGGCCTCGTGGGCGCCCCGGTTGGCGGCCTCCATCGCGCCGGGGCCGCCGCCGGTGATGACCGCCCAGCCGGCCTCGGAGATCGCCCGGCCGAGCTTGACCCCGGCCGCGTACTCGGGTGAGTCGACCGGCGTGCGGGCCGAGCCGAACACGCTGATGGCGGGGCCGAGTTCGGCCAGCGCGCCGAAGCCCTCGACGAACTCGGACTGGATGCGCAGCACCCGCCACGGGTCGGTGTGCAGCCAGTCGGCCGGTCCCGCGGTGTCCAGCAGCCGCTGGTCCGTGGTGCCGGCGTCGATCTGGCCTCCCCGGAGGAGGACCGGCCCGCGGTACTTCTCCTGCTGCTGCCGTGGCTTCTGCGCTGCGCTCTTGTCCTTGTCCGTCATGAATGCAGGGTAGTGATAGCCGGGCCAAGTCGCGGTGAACTGGGCGTTTCGTCCCGGCGGCCCGGGCCGGGCCGGTCAGGAGAGCCAGGCGCGGAGGCGCTTCTCGCATTCCAGGACGGCGGAGCGGGAGCAGTGCTCGTCGCGGGTGTGGGCCAGGTTGGGTTCGCCGGGGCCGTAGTTGACCGCGGGGACGCCGAGGGCCGAGAAGCGGGCCACGTCCGTCCAGCCGTACTTGGGCTGGGCGGTGGCGCCGGTGGCGGCGATGAACGCGGCGGCGGCCGGGTGGCCGAGGCCGGGGAGGGCGCCGGGGGCGGTGTCGGTGAGCTCGATCTCGAAGCCGTCCAGCACCTCGCGGACGTGCGCCAGCGCCTCCTCCTCGGTCCGGTCGGGGGCGAAGCGGAAGTTGACGAGGACCGTGCACTCGTCCGGGATGACGTTGCCGGCGATGCCGCCGGAGATCCCCACCGCGTTGAGGCCCTCGCGGTACTCCAGGCCGTCGATGACCGGGTGGCGGGGCTGGTAGTCGGCGAGCCGGGCGAGGATCGGAGCGGCGGCGTGGATGGCGTTCTCGCCGAGCCAGGAGCGGCCGGAATGGGCCCGCCGGCCGCGGGTCCTGACGGCCACTCGGAGCGTGCCCTGGCAGCCGCCCTCGACCTGACCGCTGCTCGGCTCCATCAGCACGGCGAAGTCGGCGGCCAGCCACTCGGGGTGGTCGCGGGCGAGCCGGGCGAGGCCGTTGCGCTCCGCCTCGACCTCCTCGCAGTCGTAGAAGACGAAGGTGAGGTCGCGGTTGGGCGCGGTCATCCCGGCGGCGATCCTCAGCTGTACGGCGACGCCGGACTTCATGTCCGAGGTGCCGCAGCCGTAGAGGAGGTCGCCCTCGGTGCGCGAGGGGACGTTGTCCGCGATCGGGACGGTGTCCAGGTGCCCGGCGAGGAGTACCCGCTCGGCCCGGCCGAGGCTCGTCCGGGCGACCAGGGCGTTGCCGTCGCGCAGCACCTCCAGGTGCGGGAGGGCGCGCAGGGCGGCCTCGACCGCGTCGGCGAGCGGGCCCTCCGCTCCGCTGACCGACGGGAAGTCGACGAGTCGCGCGGTGAGCTCGTCGGCGGGCAGGGACAGGTCCAGATGGGTCATGGCTGACCAGGGTAGACGGCGTGGTCCATGAGCACCGGGAAAGGGCCTGGTGGGAGTGGGGTGGGCATTCCGCCGCCGCGGGCCCGTACGTCCCCTGAGGGGGTCTTCGACTCGGTACCGTTGCCTCCCGGGCTCGGGGTGGTTCCCGAAGAGCCGGGTTGGGATCTGGAAGAAGGACCTCGAGTGAGTCTCAGCGACCTCATGGACGCACCGGACAACCAGGGCAGCAGCGCCGTCTACCGCACCCGCCGCCGCCGGCCCGGCCTGCGACTGCTCGCGGTGCTGGTGGCGCTGGCCGTCGTGGTCGGCGCGGTCGTGCTGGTGCTCGAACGGACCCGGGTGATCCCGGTCACCGTGCAGTGCGAGGTCGACTCGACCACGGGGGTGGTGCAGCTCTCCCCGGACCAGATGGCGAACGCGGCGACCATCTCGGCGGTGGGCACCTCCCGCTCGCTGCCGCAGCGGGCGATCACCATCGCGCTGGCCACGGCGATGCAGGAGTCCCATCTGGAGAACCTGCCGGAGGGCGACCGGGACTCGGTCGGGCTCTTCCAGCAGCGTCCCTCGCAGGGCTGGGGCACCGCGGACCAGATCTCCGACCCGGTGTACGCCACGAACAGGTTCTTCGACGCGCTGGTGCAGGTGCCCCACTACACGCGGATCCCGTTGACCGAGGCCGCGCAGGACGTCCAGCACAGCGCGTACCCGACGGCGTACGCGCAGCACGAGGCGGACGCGACCACCCTCTCCGGCGCGCTGACCGGCCGTGACCCGGCGGCGCTGAGCTGCCAGATGAACGACGTGGGCTCGGTGACGGCCGGTGCGGTGAGCGCGAGCACGGGGCTGCAGCCGGGGGCCGAGGCGGTGGCCTCGGGCCTGCGGAAGGAGTTCGGGGGGACGGTGCGGACCCGGGCGGTGCGGTCGGCGGGCGGCACGGGGTCGGACGGTACGGGGTCGGGCGGCTCCGGGGCCTCGCCCTCGTCGGCGGCCTCGGAGGGGCTGGTGCTGGAGGCCGTGCCGCACGGGGTGTCGGACGACGCCCGGCAGGGCTGGGCGCTGGCGCAGTGGGCGGTGGCGCACGCCGCCGCGCTCCACCTCTCCGAGGTGTCCTGGGGCGGCAAGACCTGGAGCGGCGACCAGTCCACCAAGGGATGGCGGGCGGACCCCTCGGCCGGATCGTCCTCGGTGCGGATGACGGTTGCCGCGGGCAAGGGCGCGCAAGCCTCCTGATGCGCTCGGCCGAGTGAGGGACGGTCAACCGCATTTGACGTGGGGACGGTCCGCGAGCGGTCTTGGCGGCGATCTGTGGAGAAGGCTCCGTGAAGGGCGCAACCTCCCTACCGGGCAAGGGCTGAGACGTTTCTGCACCACCCCCCGCGCCACCCTCCCGAAACGGGGCGAATGGTGACGAAGAGTCAGATCACTTGGTGAAGTCTTTACTTAAACCGGCCGCAACCTTCTCGGCGCTCCGGCGGTAATCACCACGTCCGCCCGACGGACGGGATCTGTCCTCTTCTCCGTTAGGAGCAACATGTCTCACCCCCTCACGCGCCGGATCGCCCAGGCCGCCCTGGTCATGGCCGCCGGAGCGGCTCCGTTGGTCGCAGCCGGCTCCGCCTCGGCCGTGGACCTGCCGCAGACCCCGGATCTGGGTGGGCTCACCAACCTCGACCCGAGCCACCTCGGCGACTCGGTCGACGGCGCCGCTCACGGCGCCGGGCAGCAGCTCGGCTCGACCGCCGGCGACGCGGCCCGCCAGGGCATCCCCACCGTCGCCGACGTCGCCGGGGACGCTGCCCGCCAGGGCATCCCCGCGGCCCACCAGGCGCTCGGCGGCCTGACCGGCAAGACCGCCCAGACCCTGGGCTCCACCGCCGCCACCACCGGTGGTCTGGCCGGGCACGCGGCGCAGAGCGTCCACCGCGGGATCCCGGCGGACGGGGCGGGGGCGAACCCGCTGGGGTCCGTCTCCTCGCTGCCGGGCTCGCTGCCGGTGAACGACCTGCCGCTGAACAGCCTCACCTCGGGGGCCACCCAGAAGTCCATGCCGGCGACCGCGGAGAACCGGCTCGGCGGGGTGCCGGGGCTCGGCGGCGCCCAGGGTGCGGGGCTGCCGGTGGTCGGCGGGCTCCCCGTGGTCGGGGGGCTGACGAAGACGCTGCCGGTCGGCTAGTTCCCGAGCGGAGGGCGGGTGGGTGGGGGTTCGGTATTCCCCGCCCACCCGCCCTTCTCCGCTGACGGGGCGTCAACCAGGCGCCCCGGTTCTCAGCGCCGCAGGCGCGAGAACAGGGGCGCGGGGAACTGCGCGGTGCGCCGCCCGTCAGGCGCCACCGGTCAAGCGGATCACCGCGGCGTCGACGCGTTCGTCGGTCGCGGTGAAGGCGACGCGGACGTGGCGGGAGCCCGCCTCCGCGCCGTAGAACTCGCCGGGGGCGACCAGGATGCCGAGGTCGGCCAGGGCCGCGACGGTGTCCCAGCAGCTCTCGTCCCGGGTGGACCAGAGATAGAGGCTCGCCTCGGAGTGGTCCACGCGGAAGCCGTACGCCTCCAGCGCCTCGCGCAGCGCCGTGCGCCGGCGGGCGTACCGCTCCCGCTGCTCGGCGACATGGGCGTCGTCGCCCAGCGCGACCGCGGCCGCGGCCTGGACCGGAGCCGGCGTCATCATCCCGCCGTGCTTCCGCACCTGGAGCAGCTCGTGGAGCAGCCCGTCGTCACCGAGGAGGAACGCGGCCCGGTAGCCGGCCAGGTTCGACCGCTTGGAGAGCGAGTGGACGGCGACCAGGCCCTCGTAGGAGCCGCCGCTCACCTCGGGGTGGAGGATCGACACGGGGTCGGCCTCCCAGCCGAGTTCGAGGTAGCACTCGTCGGAGACGACCAGCACCCCGCGCTCCCGAGCCCACTCCACGATCTCCCGCAGCCGGTCGGCGGCCAGCACCCGGCCGGTCGGGTTGGACGGGGAGTTGAGCCAGAGCAGCCGCAGCCGGGACACCACGTCGGCGTCCAGTTCACGCGGATCGTCGACGTAGGAGGCGTAGTCGGCGCGGGCCAGTCTGGCGCCCACCTCGTAGGTCGGATAGGCCAGCTGGGGATAGGCCACCACGTCGCCCGGGCCCAGTCCGAGCTGCGTCGGCAGCCAGGCGACCAGCTCCTTGGAGCCGACCACGGGCAGCACGCCGTGCTCGTCCAGCGCGGTCGCGCCGAGCCGGCGCCCGGCCCAGCCGAGGATCGCGTCGCGGTACGCCCGGGTGCCCCAGACCGTGGGGTAGCCGGGGGTGTCCGCGTGCTCCCGCAGGGCCTCCTGGATCAGCGCCGGGACCGGGTCCACCGGGGTGCCGATGGACAGGTCGACGATGCCGTCCGGGTGTTCGAGCGCCCGCTTCTTGTAGGGCTCCAGGCGGTCCCAGGGGAACTGGGGCAGGAGCGCGGAGACGGTCCGCGCCGCCCCCCGGTCAACACCGGAGGACGGCGCGGCCTGCGCGTCGGCGCGGGTCATCACTGGTTCTGCGGCGGAAGCGCGGCGATGAACGCGTGGTCGCGCTCGATCAGGCCGAGCTTGGAGGCGCCACCGGGCGAGCCGAGGTCGTCGAAGAACTCGACGTTCGCCTTGTAGTAGTCCTTCCACTCCTCCGGGGTGTCGTCCTCGTAGAAGATGGCCTCCACCGGGCAGACGGGCTCACAGGCTCCGCAGTCGACGCACTCGTCCGGGTGGATGTACAGGGATCGCTGGCCCTCGTAGATGCAGTCGACGGGGCACT contains the following coding sequences:
- the fdxA gene encoding ferredoxin, whose protein sequence is MTYVIAQPCVDVKDKACIEECPVDCIYEGQRSLYIHPDECVDCGACEPVCPVEAIFYEDDTPEEWKDYYKANVEFFDDLGSPGGASKLGLIERDHAFIAALPPQNQ
- a CDS encoding LOG family protein, which encodes MTDKDKSAAQKPRQQQEKYRGPVLLRGGQIDAGTTDQRLLDTAGPADWLHTDPWRVLRIQSEFVEGFGALAELGPAISVFGSARTPVDSPEYAAGVKLGRAISEAGWAVITGGGPGAMEAANRGAHEAGGTSVGLGIELPFEQGLNRYVDLGLNFRYFFVRKTMFVKYAQGFVVLPGGFGTLDELFEALTLVQTRKVTRFPVVLFGREYWGGLLEWLRGTVVGQGKASPADPDLVHVVDDVEEAVEILHEAREHRNGTTALPHRPE
- the dapE gene encoding succinyl-diaminopimelate desuccinylase — translated: MTHLDLSLPADELTARLVDFPSVSGAEGPLADAVEAALRALPHLEVLRDGNALVARTSLGRAERVLLAGHLDTVPIADNVPSRTEGDLLYGCGTSDMKSGVAVQLRIAAGMTAPNRDLTFVFYDCEEVEAERNGLARLARDHPEWLAADFAVLMEPSSGQVEGGCQGTLRVAVRTRGRRAHSGRSWLGENAIHAAAPILARLADYQPRHPVIDGLEYREGLNAVGISGGIAGNVIPDECTVLVNFRFAPDRTEEEALAHVREVLDGFEIELTDTAPGALPGLGHPAAAAFIAATGATAQPKYGWTDVARFSALGVPAVNYGPGEPNLAHTRDEHCSRSAVLECEKRLRAWLS
- the folP gene encoding dihydropteroate synthase is translated as MAIVNRTPDSFFDKGATFDDEPAFAAAARAIEEGAAILDIGGVKAGPGEEVTVEEELRRTVPFVAELRRRHPEVVISVDTWRAEVGDAVCEVGADLLNDAWGGVDPGLAEVAAKHRVGLVCTHAGGAEPRTRPHRVEYADVMADILRVTRGLAERAVELGVPRESVIIDPGHDFGKNTRHSLEATRRLPEMADTGWPVLVSLSNKDFVGESIDRPVNERLLGTLATTAVSAWLGARVYRVHQVRETRETLDMVAAIAGTREPAVARRGLA
- a CDS encoding ATP-binding protein codes for the protein MSHPLTRRIAQAALVMAAGAAPLVAAGSASAVDLPQTPDLGGLTNLDPSHLGDSVDGAAHGAGQQLGSTAGDAARQGIPTVADVAGDAARQGIPAAHQALGGLTGKTAQTLGSTAATTGGLAGHAAQSVHRGIPADGAGANPLGSVSSLPGSLPVNDLPLNSLTSGATQKSMPATAENRLGGVPGLGGAQGAGLPVVGGLPVVGGLTKTLPVG
- the dapC gene encoding succinyldiaminopimelate transaminase, translated to MTRADAQAAPSSGVDRGAARTVSALLPQFPWDRLEPYKKRALEHPDGIVDLSIGTPVDPVPALIQEALREHADTPGYPTVWGTRAYRDAILGWAGRRLGATALDEHGVLPVVGSKELVAWLPTQLGLGPGDVVAYPQLAYPTYEVGARLARADYASYVDDPRELDADVVSRLRLLWLNSPSNPTGRVLAADRLREIVEWARERGVLVVSDECYLELGWEADPVSILHPEVSGGSYEGLVAVHSLSKRSNLAGYRAAFLLGDDGLLHELLQVRKHGGMMTPAPVQAAAAVALGDDAHVAEQRERYARRRTALREALEAYGFRVDHSEASLYLWSTRDESCWDTVAALADLGILVAPGEFYGAEAGSRHVRVAFTATDERVDAAVIRLTGGA
- a CDS encoding DNA-3-methyladenine glycosylase I, with amino-acid sequence MIPASAALPGPDGLLRCPWGLSADDYREYHDSEWGVPVHGDDALFERICLEAFQSGLSWLTILRRREGFRRAFDGFAIAEVAEYTEADAERLLADPGIIRNRAKIAAAIANARAARELGAGELDALIWSFAPDPAPAAPKTPADVPATTPESTALAKSLKRHGFRFVGPTTAYALMQACGLVNDHLADCHAR
- a CDS encoding enoyl-CoA hydratase-related protein, with amino-acid sequence MADTPVLYRLADGVASIVINRPEAMNALDTETKVALRDAAARAAADPDVRAVLLTGAGDRAFCVGQDLKEHIQKLEEARNGGKAALSTVSEHYNPLVTSLATMRKPVVAAVNGVAAGAGAALAWACDFRLVAETAGFNTSFAGVALTADSGASWTLPRLVGHARATELLMFPRTVKAPEALELGLATRVLSAAELADQAREFAVRLAEGPTVAYGAIKESLAYGAGRGLVAALEKEDELQTLAGASEDHAIAVEAFLKKETPRFLGR